The Manihot esculenta cultivar AM560-2 chromosome 1, M.esculenta_v8, whole genome shotgun sequence genome has a window encoding:
- the LOC110619421 gene encoding heparanase-like protein 2 has translation MAEFKLLLLSSLLIFFLSRFNSVAAEDVQLTVKGLTSIAKTEDTFICATLDWWPSSKCDYGQCPWGRAGILNLNLKNKILVNAIKAFGNLRIRVGGSLEDQVVYKVGNAIKKFPHFKKSDKGMFGFSKGTLTMKRWDELNQLFNQTGVKLTFGLNALIGKLKSNDSNLWLRDWNPRNAHDLMKYTISKGYKIDSYELGNELSASGVSARLDPNQYAKDIIVLKKLIDKLYPDPETRPGVLGPAGFYEEKWFNKFFQATGPNIVEGVTHHIYNLGPGVDSTLIYKVQDPYYLDQIAETYKDLSSNIKEFAPWAGAWVGEAGGAYNSGGKDVSHTFANGFWYLDQLGMTSSFNHKVFCRQALIGGNYGLLNTTSFIPNPDYYGALLWHRLMGKEVLGASHNTTPYLRAYSHCSKNKPGIALLLINMSNQTSFSVSVLNDDSPYSDNYKLMNYKYGGIDKREEYHLTPKDGNIQSDVVLLNGTPLKLTTSLEIPEMKPVIVDPSSPITVVPDSIVYVTIKDFKAPACA, from the exons ATGGCCgagtttaaattattattactatcTTCTCTTTTAATCTTTTTTCTGTCACGTTTCAACTCAGTAGCTGCTGAAGATGTTCAACTTACAGTCAAAGGACTCACCTCCATAGCCAAAACAGAGGATACTTTCATTTGTGCAACTCTGGATTGGTGGCCGAGTAGCAAATGCGACTACGGCCAATGCCCATGGGGTCGTGCTGGAATTCTAAATTtg AATTTgaagaataaaattttagttaatgcTATTAAAg CTTTTGGGAATTTGAGAATTAGAGTTGGAGGGTCATTAGAAGATCAAGTTGTTTATAAAGTGGGAAATGCAATCAAGAAATTTCCTCACTTTAAAAAGTCTGATAAGGGCATGTTTGGATTCAGCAAAGGGACTCTTACTATGAAGAGATGGGATGAACTTAATCAACTCTTCAACCAAACAGG GGTTAAACTCACATTTGGGTTGAATGCTTTGATTGGAAAACTCAAATCCAATGACTCAAACCTATGGTTACGAGATTGGAACCCAAGAAATGCTCATGATCTTATGAAGTATACTATTTCCAAAGGCTACAAGATTGATTCTTATGAATTAG GAAATGAGTTGTCTGCATCAGGAGTATCTGCAAGACTAGACCCTAATCAATATGCCAAAGATATAAttgtattgaaaaaattaatagataaattgTACCCAGATCCTGAAACCAGACCGGGAGTGCTTGGACCGGCCGGTTTTTATGAGGAGAAAtggtttaataaatttttccaaGCCACTGGACCAAATATCGTTGAAGGAGTAACCCACCATATATACAATCTGGGTCCag gtgTGGATTCAACTTTGATTTATAAGGTTCAAGATCCATATTACTTGGATCAAATAGCAGAGACATACAAAGATCTTTCAAGCAATATCAAGGAATTTGCTCCTTGGGCAGGAGCTTGGGTTGGAGAAGCTGGTGGTGCTTATAATAGTGGAGGCAAAGATGTTTCTCACACCTTTGCTAATGGATTTTG GTATTTGGATCAACTGGGCATGACCTCATCATTCAACCACAAGGTCTTCTGTAGACAAGCCCTCATTGGTGGAAATTATGGCCTTCTTAACACCACTTCATTCATACCAAATCCTGATTATTATGG TGCTCTTCTATGGCATCGTCTGATGGGGAAGGAAGTCCTAGGAGCTAGTCACAATACTACCCCTTATTTGAGAGCATACTCTCATTGTTCGAAGAATAAG CCTGGGATTGCTCTACTTCTAATTAACATGTCAAATCAGACAAGCTTCAGTGTgtctgtcttgaatgatgatagtCCTTATTCAGACAATTACAAGCTTATGAATTATAAATATGGAGGAATAGACAAAAGGGAAGAATATCATTTGACTCCTAAAGATGGAAATATTCAGAGTGATGTTGTGCTATTGAATGGAACACCATTGAAGCTTACAACTTCACTGGAGATTCCGGAAATGAAGCCGGTGATCGTCGATCCGTCGTCTCCGATCACCGTTGTTCCTGATTCCATTGTTTACGTTACTATTAAAGATTTCAAAGCTCCTGCTTGTGCTTAA
- the LOC110619760 gene encoding probable leucine-rich repeat receptor-like protein kinase At1g35710, with protein MAHLLNWAFLILIFPLLLNLASSKTLKRDVKALNEIKASLGWRVVYAWVGDDPCGDGDLPPWSGVTCSTQGDYRVVTALEVYAVSIVGPFPTAVTNLLDLTILDLHNNKLTGPIPPQIGRLKRLKILNLRWNKLQDVIPPEIGELKSLTHLYLSFNNFKGEIPKELANLPELRYLYLHENRFSGRIPAELGTLQHLRHLDVGSNHLVGTIRELIRFEGCFPALRNLYLSNNYLTGGVPAQLANLSNLEILHLSYNKMSGIIPAGLAHIPRLTHLYLDHNQFSGRIPDAFYKHSYLKEMYIERNAFKPGVNPIGVHKVLEVSDADFLV; from the exons ATGGCGCATCTATTAAATTGGGCGTTCTTGATCCTAATTTTCCCTCTGCTACTGAATCTCGCCTCCTCCAAAACCCTCAAGCGCGACG TCAAGGCTTTGAATGAGATTAAGGCATCGCTTGGTTGGAGAGTCGTATACGCTTGGGTTGGCGATGATCCTTGTGGTGATGGCGATCTTCCGCCTTGGTCCGGCGTCACTTGCTCCACTCAAGGAGATTATAGAGTCGTCACTGCATT GGAAGTTTATGCTGTGTCAATTGTTGGACCGTTTCCTACTGCTGTTACCAATCTGTTGGATCTCACCATACT GGATCTGCATAACAACAAATTGACAGGGCCTATTCCTCCCCAAATTGGGCGCTTGAAGCGTCTTAAGATACT CAATTTGAGGTGGAATAAACTGCAAGATGTCATTCCTCCTGAAATTGGTGAACTCAAGAGTTTAACCCATTT GTACCTGAGCTTCAATAATTTCAAAGGTGAAATACCGAAGGAGCTAGCTAATCTTCCTGAACTCCGGTATCTTTACCTACATGAGAATCGCTTTTCTGGGCGAATTCCTGCAGAGTTGGGAACTTTGCAACATCTTCGGCACTT GGATGTTGGCAGCAATCATTTGGTGGGTACTATAAGAGAATTAATACGATTTGAGGGTTGCTTTCCTGCACTTCGAAACCT TTACCTAAGTAATAATTACCTCACTGGAGGAGTCCCTGCACAACTGGCAAACTTGAGCAATTTAGAAATATT GCATCTATCATATAATAAGATGTCTGGAATAATACCTGCTGGACTTGCTCATATTCCTAGATTGACTCACTT ATACTTGGATCACAATCAATTTTCAGGGAGAATTCCTGATGCCTTTTATAAACATTCATACTTGAAAGAAAT GTATATTGAAAGAAATGCATTCAAGCCAGGTGTAAACCCAATAGGTGTCCATAAGGTCCTTGAAGTCTCTGACGCAGATTTCTTAGTTTAG
- the LOC110621861 gene encoding pentatricopeptide repeat-containing protein At2g20540: MPAAARSSSRRCLMLLEKCKSMKQLRQAHAQAITCGLANNSFALSRIIAFCSDPRYGSLNHAWKLFQHVQQPTLCICNTMIRAFLLKDELTNVFNLYSTMLQNGMSPDNYTLPCVLKACSKLQSCFHGELLHGHCLKLGFVINTVVGNSLMSMYCGFSNVKAARYVFDEMPSPCAVSWTLMISGCAKVGDIDSARLFFDGAPEKDRGIWGAMISGYVQNNCFKECLYMFRLMQMTDMVPDEGIFLSILCACAQLGALDTGIWIHRYLDRIGQPLSIRLTTSLIDMYAKCGNLDLAKKLFDEMPQRDTVCWNAMISGLAMHGDGEGALKLFWEMQEAGFKPDDVTLMAVFSACSYSGRAHEGLRILDRMCNVHNIEPKSEHYGCMVDLLSRAGLLQEAKEIIQRMPNSRSSSEEAIAWRALLSACCNQGQAQLAEVAAERLLQLELHSGAYVLLSNLYATAGKHNDAKRIKKMMRNKGVNKAPGCSSIKIDGIVHEFVAGEKTHKQMEEIESVLEKMKKQLNYLGCNPYPFLVDQT, translated from the coding sequence ATGCCAGCAGCAGCCAGAAGCAGTAGCCGGAGATGCCTCATGCTTTTGGAGAAATGCAAGAGCATGAAGCAGCTCAGGCAAGCACATGCTCAGGCAATCACTTGTGGCCTCGCTAACAATTCCTTTGCTTTAAGCAGAATTATAGCCTTCTGCTCTGACCCACGTTATGGGAGCCTTAACCACGCCTGGAAACTCTTTCAACATGTTCAACAGCCTACTCTTTGCATTTGCAACACCATGATTAGAGCTTTCTTGCTCAAAGATGAACTCACCAATGTCTTCAATTTGTACTCTACTATGCTCCAGAATGGGATGTCCCCTGACAATTATACTTTGCCTTGTGTGTTAAAAGCCTGTTCAAAGTTGCAATCTTGTTTTCATGGTGAGTTATTACATGGGCATTGTTTAAAATTAGGTTTTGTGATTAATACTGTTGTGGGTAATTCTTTGATGTCAATGTACTGTGGGTTTAGTAATGTGAAGGCAGCGAGATACGTATTTGATGAAATGCCTAGTCCATGTGCTGTGTCGTGGACATTAATGATCTCTGGGTGTGCTAAAGTGGGTGATATTGACTCTGCAAGGTTGTTCTTTGATGGAGCTCCAGAGAAGGATAGAGGAATATGGGGTGCCATGATTTCTGGTTACGTGCAAAACAACTGTTTCAAggaatgtttatatatgtttaggCTGATGCAGATGACTGATATGGTTCCAGATGAGGGTATCTTTTTAAGCATACTTTGTGCTTGTGCTCAGTTAGGTGCTTTAGATACTGGAATTTGGATTCACAGATATTTGGACAGAATAGGACAGCCATTGAGTATCCGCTTAACCACGAGTCTCATTGATATGTATGCAAAGTGTGGGAATTTGGATTTAGCCAAGAAACTGTTTGATGAAATGCCTCAGAGGGACACAGTTTGTTGGAATGCCATGATTTCTGGTTTGGCAATGCATGGAGATGGAGAGGGTGCACTTAAGTTGTTTTGGGAGATGCAGGAGGCTGGGTTTAAGCCAGATGATGTCACATTAATGGCTGTGTTCTCTGCTTGTAGTTATTCAGGCAGGGCACATGAAGGTTTAAGAATATTAGATAGAATGTGTAATGTGCATAATATTGAGCCCAAGAGTGAACATTATGGGTGCATGGTTGATCTGCTTAGTAGAGCAGGCCTCCTTCAAGAAGCAAAAGAAATAATCCAAAGAATGCCCAATTCAAGAAGCTCCTCTGAAGAAGCAATAGCTTGGAGAGCATTACTAAGTGCTTGCTGCAACCAAGGACAAGCCCAACTGGCTGAGGTTGCAGCTGAGAGACTTCTGCAATTAGAACTTCACAGTGGAGCATATGTTCTGCTTTCAAATTTGTATGCAACCGCCGGGAAACATAATGATGCGAAAAGGATAAAGAAGATGATGAGAAACAAAGGGGTAAACAAGGCACCTGGCTGCAGTTCAATCAAAATTGATGGCATTGTTCATGAGTTTGTTGCAGgagagaaaacacataaacaaatGGAAGAAATAGAATCTGTTTTGGAGAAGATGAAAAAGCAGTTGAACTATTTGGGTTGCAACCCCTACCCATTTCTGGTTGACCAAACATGA